A window of Mercenaria mercenaria strain notata chromosome 16, MADL_Memer_1, whole genome shotgun sequence contains these coding sequences:
- the LOC123540399 gene encoding uncharacterized protein LOC123540399, whose product MDDNPVVDKDDEGFADCDSPEDDTMETNLAAEGDDELLNGPRATVYYRVPISPTEKEQQGVDISKEEIEEMKKSEPYQKKISTCHLCKQCWYENRFSKHCPECGGYGLQRPCVVCSGQCDQMWRRDIAKTHTFHKAHWEGRCDLPVDIQQALMQQTETTQSERTISDGLQCLSTT is encoded by the exons ATGGATGATAATCCTGTAGTGGATAAAGATGATGAAGGATTCGCAGACTGTGACAGTCCAGAAGATGATACAATGGAAACCAATCTTGCTGCTGAGGGAGATG atgAGTTGTTAAATGGACCACGTGCTACTGTGTATTACCGTGTGCCAATATCACCAACAGAAAAAGAACAACAGGGAGTTGACATATCTAAGGAAGAGATTGAGGAAATGAAAAAGAGTGAaccatatcagaaaaaaatatctacttGTCACTT ATGTAAACAATGTTGGTATGAAAACCGGTTTAGCAAACATTGCCCTGAATGTGGTGGATATGGTTTACAGCGACCGTGTGTAGTCTGTTCAGGTCAGTGTGATCAAATGTGGCGGAGGGATATTGCCAAG acaCACACATTCCACAAAGCTCATTGGGAAGGTCGCTGTGATCTACCTGTAGATATCCAACAGGCGCTAATGCAACAAACCGAGACAACACAGAGTGAGAGAACTATATCAGATGGCCTACAGTGTCTATCTACAACCTAG